A stretch of DNA from Dehalococcoidia bacterium:
GTTCGGCATCACGAAATAAAAGCCGCTGGATTTATGGCGTCTTCTTGACTCGGAGGAGTATTTCAATTTAGTTGCGCTTTTTCCCCTCCGCTCACCGGGAGCGCAGAGGAACTAATTTATAAAAGGAGAGTGTAAATGCCTTTCAAACTGGGACCACTGGAGCTAGTTCTTATCCTCGTCATCGTCTTCATCATCTTCGGCGCCGGCAAGCTGCCTCAGATATTCGGCTCCGTCGGCAAGGCCATCCGCAGCTTCCGCGAGGGCTCGAGCGGCTCCGAGGAAGAGGAAGTGGCGGAGGCCAAACCCCGCCGCAAGACCAAGAAAGCCACCAGTAAAGAAGTATAAATCCGCTGGATTTGATACCCGTTCCGGATTGGAGATGAAGCCTTGAGTTTCCTGGGCATGGATATCGGCTGGGGGGAGCTGCTCATCATCCTTATCGTGGCCCTGCTCGTGGTCGGCCCCGATAAGCTGCCTGAGTATGCGCGCAAGACAGCCCGTTTCGTGCGCAATTTCCAGAAGGTGACCACCGGCCTCACCGGACAGATATCCAAGGCCATCAACCTCGATGATGAAGAGGACGGCAAGGCTGCGGGCTTCAAGAAGGACCTTATCGAGGTCAAAAAATCCCTCGAAAAAGACGTGGCCGACCTCAAGGCCACCC
This window harbors:
- the tatA gene encoding twin-arginine translocase TatA/TatE family subunit; translated protein: MPFKLGPLELVLILVIVFIIFGAGKLPQIFGSVGKAIRSFREGSSGSEEEEVAEAKPRRKTKKATSKEV